DNA sequence from the Pseudoglutamicibacter cumminsii genome:
GGAGAACGCGGCCTGGGAGTCGAGGTAGGCGTTGGCGGCGAGCTGAACCATGTCGATGGTTTCCATTGCGGAGGCGGTGGTGCCTTCATCAAGACGGTTCAGCAGCAGGAGTTGCTCGACCATCTCGGTCATGTTTTCTGTCTGCTCAATGAGCCTCTCGAGCGAGCGTTCGCCGTCGGGGGATAACTGGTCGGTGACGTGGATGAGTTGTGCGTAGCCGCGGATTGCTGCGAGTGGTGTACGCAGTTCGTGGGAGGCGTCGGCTACGAAGCGCCGCATTTTGGTTTCTGATGCGGTACGGGTTTCGAGGGCGCCACCAACGTTGTCGAGCAGCCGGTTGAGGGCTCCGCCGAGCCGACCGAATTCGGTTGATTTGCTTGCGAGGTCGCGGTCTACTCGTTGGTCGACGTGCACGTCTGACTCTGAGAGCGGCAGGGTCGCGATCGAGTCGGCGACGTCGACGACGTGTTCTAGCGGTTTCATCGTGGACCGCACAACGAAGGTTCCGATCGCACCGACGAGCACGATACCGACGGCCGAGACGATCAGCATCGTGAGGTCGAGCGTCCTGAGTGTCGCGTAGGTGCGTTCTGTCGGGAGGCCCGCGACCATCACGGTTGAAGAGGGGAGCTCGGATGAGCTGACCGGTTGAATTCGGAGTCGGTAATCGCCTGCGTCGAGGCTGATTGTGATGCCCGCGGAGGTCTCTGTTGGGTCGACTTTGGCGACTTCGGAGAGAATCGTGTTGCGGTCGGTGTCCGAAAGCTTCGTGGGCATGCCGGTGTAAGGATCAGAGAGCTCTGGCCCGGCACGGAATTGACCGTCCGCGACGAGGGCGGCGAGGGTTCCGACGGGCTGGCTGCTGACGTCTGTGACGGGCATGTGGTCGCTAGCGGATGTCGCGCGGTCGATGGTTGCGGTGAGGCTGGAATCCAGTTGCCCCCACAATCGGGCAGCCATGAGGGCGTGTGTGAACCCGCCGATGATCATAGAACCAGCGGCGAGCATAAGGGTCAGCAAGACCACCAAGCGTAAGCGCAGTGACATGCGCGCATTCTTGCGAGCTGTGTGGCGCTTGCTGAGACGCACGTGTTAATCACGCTCCGGGCTTGAGGACATATCCAGCTCCGCGAACCGTGTGGATCATAGGTGAGCGGCCTGTATCGATCTTTTTACGAAGGTAAGAGATGTAGAGCTCAACGATATTGGCTTGCCCATCGAAGCCGTAGTTCCACACAGACTCCAGGATCTGCGGTTTGGATACTACACGACGCGCGTTCTCCATTAGGTACTTCAATAGGTCGAACTCGGTTGCTGTGAGTTGGATTTCAACGCCGTCACGGTGGACTTCGTGCGATGCAGTGTTGAGGCTGAGGTCTCCGACGACGATTTCAGTTTCGTCGGCGCTTGCCGCCCCGGAGCGTTGCACGAGGCGGTGGAGACGGAGCAGGAGCTCTTCTAGGTTGAAAGGCTTGGTGACGTAGTCGTCGCCACCGACCGCTAGGCCTTCGATGCGTTCGTTGGGGGAGTCTTTTGCGGTCAGGAAGAGCGCTGGAAGGTCTGGTTTGAATCCGCGGATTCGTTTGAGGACTTCAGGGCCTTCAATTCCAGGAAGCATCCAGTCGAGGACGACGATGTCTGGGTTGATTTCACGTGTGAGCTGAACGGCTTCGAGGCCGTCGTGGCAGACGGTTGCTTCCCAACCGAGCATGCGTATGCCCATTGCTACAAGGTCTGCAAGGGTTGGCTCGTCGTCTACGACGAGGGTGCGGATTGGGGAACCGTCTGGGTGTTCAAGACGCGGGAGTTCTTGAGGAGAGAAACGAGAAGTGCTCATATAACTACTTTTCCTGAGAGACGTGAGGCAACTCTATGTGGTAACTGTGTATTGGCTGTGCTGAATCGCTACCTGAGTGAGGTCGGATTGTCAAGAGTTGATCGAAAGTATATGCAGTGCGTTGAATCAATATTCATTCGATAGCCAATAGATCTGTGCATGGCTGCACTGAGTGACTAGTGTCAGTCACCCCTTGAGGTCCGCTAGATATGCAAAAAGTCTTTGATAATTCGCATCTATAGTTCAAGATGTCTAATAAAGTGACCTTGATCACATAAATGGGCGCAAATCTCGGATAGTGAGACGAATGAATAAATTTTGCTTGCGGTATTGGAATATTGCGAGCAATATCTTGTCATACAAGGAAATGAGTCGAAACTTATAACGTTTCAGGATTTCGGACCTTTGTGAAAGTCGCCGTTTTATACGGCGTCATCTTCGCTCAGGCGCGTTCATAAGCGTTAGGGCTTCGGCCGGCCGAACCCCGGGGCGGCCCGTGCACCGGGGTTACGTCTAAGGAGCAGGTATGTCCACCAATGCCGGATACGTCCACATCTCTGTCCGCGCCGCACAGAAGCGCGCAGCAGCTGCTCGCCGAGCCGCTGAACTAGGTCGTGCAGGATGGGGGAACCTTGCGCCAGTGCCACAGGGGCGTCACGGCATTCATCCGATGCCGGGGCATCTTGGGCAGGAACAGGCTGCTCCTGAAGCCGGCTCTGAGCCGACAGCTCGCGGCTTCGTTGTTTACGTAGGTTTGGACGAGGAGACCGCGGCGGCCGCAGGCACTTCGCTCTCACGCTTGTCTTCGCAGGTGACCACGTTCCTGCAGACCCTCGTCCCGGATGCGCAGACGCACGCAGCAGTCGCGCTCGCACCAGCTAACGCTGGCGGAAACAACATCGACGTTGTGCGTCAGGCCCTCGGCGACCCAACCGTCGCAGGTAACGCACAGGCTCGCCCTGTGCCAGCCATCGCTGACCCGGCTCGCCACACCGTTGGTGTGCTGATTGATCTTTCCCGCCGCGAGGTGCAGCTCGATGGCGAGATCCTGAACCTGACCCACAAGGAATTCGAGCTGCTCAACTACCTCGTTGAGAACGGATCCCGCACCGTGGGCCGCGAGGAGCTGCTTGAGAGCCTATGGCGCGGCGCTGACGAAATTCCGAACGAGCGCACCATCGACGTTCACATCCGTCGCCTCCGCGCAAAGCTCGGCCGTCTCTCCAATACGGTTCGCACGGTCCGCGGCCAGGGTTACCGCTTCTACGATCACCCAGAGGTGACAGTATGGGCGGTTCCGGAATACTCGATCTAATCGAGAACTACATAACGTAAGCAGTGGGGCGGAGCTTGATGCTTCGCCCCACTCGCATTTAATGGTGTTGGGCCAGCGCTGTTTCGATGCGAAGTGAGGATGATGATGGCGGCAAAGACTTTGTTGATCATGCGGCACGGTAAAGCCGAAGCTCCGTGGGGTCAGGAGGACCGGATGCGTCAGCTCACTGAGTTCGGCTGTGAGCAGGCGCGCCGTGCGGGGGAGTATGTGCGGACTGAAGGGCTGGCGCCCGATGCGGCGCTGGTGTCCGATGCGGTGCGTACGCGTGCAACGTACGCGATGTTTTCGTCTGCGCTTGGTGAGGATGCGCCGAGTGCATATCTGGATCCGTCCTTGTATCTCACTGACGCCGCGGGGCTGATCGCTGCGATCAATCATGTCCCGGAGACGGTTTCGCGCCTGATTGTGGTGGGGCATATGCCATCTGTGCAGGATGCGGCGATGCGGTTGGCTTCTATTGATTCGGATGAGCGTGCCGTGATGGACATGGCGGATCACTATCCACCAGCATCGTTGTGTGTGTTCCACTTTGATGGCGTGTGGGCTGAGCTTGATGGGCGCGATGCGACTCTTGAGCGGTTCGTGACGTTCAGGTAGATCGCGCAGGATCCGCGCTGAGACTCGCGGTTAAAGTGCGGTTGCGCCTAAACCTTGGGGCGTACTTAAGGTCGGGGCCACTCTTAAAGGGGCCACTCTTAAAGAAAAACTCCGGCAAGCGATGCTTGCCGGAGTTTTGATTTGCGCGCCCTAAGGGATTCGAACCCCTGACCTTCTGTTCCGTAGACAGACGCTCTATCCAGCTGAGCTAAGGGCGCATTCAGTTTTTCACCTGATGTTCACCTGTTTGGTTCTCATCGATGGCGACCTGCTCAACAATACAGGCACTTGGAGGGGTGTGCAAATCGGTTTGAGGTCAACACGCAAAAGATGTACCGGTCTATTTGACTTGCACGACCTGTGGAAACGAGAGAAACCGCGGAAAATCAACGAACTTCCCATATGTTTCGGCTCGTCAAAGCTCTATTCACGTGGGACGCCTCACGTCACAGGAGGCTGACTTCAGCAAACCATGAGGTTGCACGGCTACTCTTGTTGAAGACGAAACAGTCCATTTGGAGGCACAGTCTTATGACCGCGAACGCCGAGCAGACCGCATTGTCCGCGCCTACTTCCCACCAGAAGTTGGCCCAATGGGTGTCCGAGGTGGCAGCACTGACCCAGCCGGATGCAATCCACTGGGTTGACGGTTCCGAATCCGAAGACCTGAAGCTCAAGCAACTCCTGGTTGACTCTGGTACGTTCACCAAGCTCAACGAGGATCTATTCCCTAACTCTTACCTCGCGAACTCCGACCCAGCTGACGTCGCTCGCGTGGAATCCCGCACGTTCATCTGCTCCGAGAAGGAAGAGGACGCCGGCTTCACGAACAACTGGATGGACCCAGTTGAGATGAAGACCAAGCTCAACGGCCTCTTCGAAGGCTCGATGCGCGGCCGCACGATGTACGTCATCCCGTTCGTGATGGGTCACCTTGATGCGAAGAACCCTAAGTTCGGTGTTGAGATCTCTGACTCCGCATACGTCGTGACGTCGATGCGCATCATGGCCAAGATCGGTAACGAGGTCTTGCGCAAGATGGAAGAGACCGAGGCGTTCTTCGTTCCAGCGCTGCACTCCGTTGGTGCTCCGCTCGAAGAGGGCGAAGAGGACGTCGCTTGGCCATGCAACGAAGAGAAGTGGATCGTTCACTTCCCTGAAGAGCGCTCCATCGTCTCCTACGGTTCCGGCTACGGCGGTAACGCGCTACTTGGCAAGAAGTGCTACTCGCTGCGTATCGCTTCCGTCATGGGTCGCGATGAGGGCTGGCTCGCTGAGCACATGGTTCTTATGCGCCTGACCAACCCAGAAGGTAAGTCCTTCAACATTTCCGCCGCGTTCCCATCGGCGTGCGGTAAGACCAACCTCGCTCTCATCGACCCAACCGTCGAAGGCTGGAAGGCCGAGGTTCTGGGCGACGACATCGTCTGGATGAACTTTGACGAAGACGGCTCCCTGCGCGCGGTCAACCCTGAATACGGTTTCTTCGGTGTGGCTCCGGGCACCGGCTGGTCCACGAACCCGAACGCTATGCGCGCCATCGCCAAGGGCAACACGATCTTCACCAACGTTGCACTGACCGATGAGGGCGGCGTTTGGTGGGAAGGCATGACCGACGAAGCCCCACAGCACCTGATCGACTGGCAGGGTAACGACTGGACCCCGGATGCCGGCCGCCCGGCCGCACACCCGAACAGCCGTTTCTGCACCCCGATTAGCCAGGCCGACATGCTGTCCGAAGAGTACTACAACCCGGATGGCGTCAAGCTCGACGCGATCATGTTCGGTGGTCGCCGCAAGACGACCGTTCCACTGGTTTCCCAGGCCCGTAGCTGGTCCCAGGGCGTGTTCTTCGGTTCGACCCTGTCCTCCGAGACGACCGCCGCAGCAGAAGGCGCGGTTGGCGTTGTGCGTCGCGACCCAATGGCGATGCTTCCATTCATCGGCTACGACGCGGGCGATTACCTTAACCACTGGGACAAGCTCCGCGAGCTCCCAGCAGCTCAGGGCGGCAAGAACCTCCCGGCTGTGTTCCTGGTCAACTGGTTCCGCCGCAACGCCGATGGCGGCTTCGCATGGCCGGGCTTCGGCGAGAACTCGCGCGTTCTGAAATGGATCTGCGACCGCATCGAAGGCAAGGTTGAAGCGACCGAGACCCCTCTGGGCCTCATCCCTGCGGAAGGTTCACTGGATCTGGCTGGCCTCGAGATCAGCGATTCGGACCTCGAAGCCGCAACCCGCTTTGACGTCGAAGAGTGGAAGAACGAACTGCCGCTCATCGAGCAGTGGTACGAGAACTTCGGCGACCACCTGCCAGCCTCCATGCGCGCTGAGCTGGACGCCTTGCGTGAGCGCCTCGGAGCTTAACGTAAGTCGTTACAGCTGATGCTGTGAACTGATGACGATGCCGCAGTCACTAAAGTGAAGTGACTGCGGCATCGTTGTTTTCTGCTCAGAAAGGCGGGGCCATATGGCGGAGCTGACGTTGATTTTCGATGGCCGCTGCGGCGTGTGCACGCGGGCCGCGGGCTGGTTGCGGCGCCTGGATAGGGGCGGCCGGGTTGAGTTGCGGGCATCACAAGAGCGCGGGGTGCGGGAAGCGTTTGGGCTCACGCAGGAGCAGACCGCCGTTGAGATATGGGCTTTCCGCATGCAGCCCGGTGGACGGGATGTAGCGGTTTCGCGTGGCGCAGGCGCGGCTTCTGTTGCGTTGGACGTCGCGTTGGGTACGCGCATTTTCAGGGCTGTGTATCGGTTCCCGCCTGTGCGGTGGTGTGCCGACCTCGTCTACGCGTGGGTGAGTGCCCACCGCGGGCGGTTCCCGGGCATCACGCCGTGGTGCACGCAAAACCCCGGGGCTTGCGAGGATGCTGAGGCATCCCGTGCAAACCCCGGGGCGTGCGGAGCGGTCTAGTTAGAGGAAGCGGTCGAGCGCGTGAGGTCTCGAGCGCTTTAGCTCGAGCTAGCCGCGGAGGATTCCGAGTACGGAATCGCGGATACGTTCCATGGTTTCGCGGTCGTTGGCTTCCGCATTGAAGCGGAGTAGCGGCTCGGTGTTGGACGGCCGCAGGTTGAACCACCATGAGCCGTCGGTTGCGCTGACCGTGGTGCCGTCGAGGGTTTCGACCTCGGTGTCATCGCCGGATCCGAGCTCGTCAACGACCTTCTGGGTTGCGGCAGCGGCGTCCGCGACCTTGGTGTTGATCTCGCCGGACGCGACATACGGCTCGTATTGGGCAACAAGCTCGGACAACGGCTTGTCTTGCCCACCGAGTGCGGCAAGAATGTGCATCGCGGCGAGCATCCCGGTGTCGGCGAAGTAGAAGTCCCGGAAGTAGTAGTGGGCGCTGTGTTCGCCACCGAACACAGCGTCTTCTTCCGCCATGACGGCCTTGATGAACGAATGCCCAACGCGGGTTCGCACAGCGCGGCCGCCGGCCGCCTCAACCGTTTCCGGGACTGCCTTGGACGTGATGAGGTTGTGGATCACCACCGGAGTTTCTTCGCCCGCGGCCTTCGCGCGAGCGATTTCGCGGGCCGCAACCAAAGCGGTGATCGCGGAAGGGGAGACCGCGGCACCGTTTTCGTCCACCACGAAGCAGCGGTCAGCATCGCCATCGAAAGCAAGGCCAAGGTCTGCGCCGTGCTGCTTCACGGCGGTCTGGAGGTCAGCGATATTTTCAGGCTCGATGGGGTTAGCGGGGTGGTTCGGGAAGGAACCGTCGAGCTCGAAGTAGAGCGGGAAGATCTCTAGTGGTAGGGCTTCAAGCTCTGCATCGCCCAGGACGGCTGGGGTCGTGAGCCCAGCCATGCCATTGCCCGCATCGACGACCACCTTGAGCGGCCGGATGCTGGAAAGGTCAACAAGGGAACGCAAGTGCCGCGCGTAGTCCGCAAGCACATCGCGGTGTTCAATCTCAGCGGGCGCGTTGAGCGGCTGCGGGAGGCCCTCGTTGAGGTACTTCTGGGCGAGGATGCGGATGTCCTCTAGGCCGGAATCCGCGGAGATCGGCTTGGCGCCGGCTCGAGTCATCTTGATGCCGTTATAGCCCGCGGGATTGTGGGACGCGGTGAAGGTGACCCCTGCGGCGTCGAGGGAGCCGCTTGCGAAGTAGAGCTCATCGGTTGAGATTTGGCCGAGGACCACGGGATTAGCGCCACGTACCGCGAGGGTCTCAGCGAAAACATTCATGAACTGTGTGCTGGATGGTCGCATGTCTCCGCCGACAAGTACCGTGGACCCGGCTAGGCCAAGGACATCGACGAACGCGGCGGCGGTCGCTTGGACGGTTTCGTCTGTGATGGTCTCGCCGACGATACCGCGCACATCATAGGCTTTAAATGAATCGCTGAGATTGATCGTGGTCATAACTGTCAGACTACGCTGTCATGCTTGTGCCACTGGTCAGGCTCACGGAAACAGCGGGAGGCGTGAGATGGAACATACGGGTAATAAGGGTCTGTCTGCTGATTTCGATGCGGCTTCTGCGCTCGCCGCGCTCCGCCGCCTGGTGGGCAACGACGCTGCGCAGTTTCACCCGGGGCAACTTGAGGCGATCGAGGCGTTAGTCGGGCGCCGGCGTAGGGCCTTGGCGGTTCAGCGGACTGGGTGGGGTAAGTCGGCTGTGTATTTTGTGGCGACTGCGTTGTTGCGGGCGCAGGGTGCTGGCCCAACGTTGATTATTTCTCCGTTGCTGGCGTTGATGCGGGACCAGATTGCGGCGGCTGAGCGGGCTGGTGTGCGTGCGCACGCGATCAATTCGGCGAACGCGACGGAGTGGGAACAGATTCGAGCCAAGCTCGCTGAAGATCAGGTGGATGTTCTGTTGGTGTCTCCGGAGCGGCTGAATAATCCGCGGTTCCGCGAAGAGCAGCTTCCGCAGTTGGTTGAGCGGATGAGTCTCCTTGTGGTGGATGAGGCGCACTGTATTTCTGACTGGGGGCACGATTTCCGGCCGGATTACCGCCGCATCAAGGATCTCATCGAACGCCTTCCGCAGGGAGTTCCTGTTTTGGCGACCACCGCGACCGCGAACGAGCGGGTGGTGCGGGATGTTGAGGAACAGCTCGCCGCGGGTGGCCAGGACGTTTTCACGTTGCGCGGCCCATTGGCAAGGAAGTCGCTGAGGCTCGGGGTTTTGCGGATGGCGAGCCCGCGCAAGCAGCTCGGTTGGCTCGTGCAGCACGTGGGGGAGCTTGAAGGCTCCGGGATTATTTATGCGTTGACGGTTTCTGCGGCCGAAGACATCGCGCAGATGCTACGTGAGGCCGGGTTGAACGTGCGGGCTTACACAGGCCGCACGGACCAGGATGAGCGGCATGAGCTTGAGGATGCGCTCAAGAACAATCAGGTCAAGGCGTTGGTTGCGACGTCGGCGTTGGGCATGGGCTTCGACAAACCTGATCTTGGTTTCGTGGTGCATGTGGGTGCGCCTAGCTCGCCGGTTGCGTATTACCAGCAGGTGGGGCGTGCGGGCCGTGGCACTGAGCGAGCGGATGTTCTGTTGTTGCCGGGGCCGGAAGACCGCGAGATTTGGCGGTATTTCGCCTCGGCCTCAATGCCGCAGGAGTCTGTTGCCCGGGCAGTGATCGATGCGTTGGCTGAGGCGGGTGGGCCGGTTTCGGTTCCGGTTCTGGAAGCGCGGGTCAATGTCCGCCGGACTGCGCTGGAATTGTTGCTTAAGGTGCTGGCTGTTGACGGCGCGGTTGAGCGCGTTCAGGGTGGCTGGGTTGGCACGGGTGTTCCGTGGAGCTATGACCGTGAACGTTATGAACGGGTCGCGCAGGCGCGTGAAGCGGAGCAGGAAGCGATGCTGGCTTATGAGCAGACGGATGGTTGCCGGATGCGTTTCCTCTCCGAGCAGCTGGATGACCCGCATGCAGAAGACTGCAGGCTCTGCGATAACTGTGCCGGCCGGTGGTTCCCGTCTGATGTGGGGGATGAAGCCACGCACCTCGCTGAGGGTGGATTGAGCCGGGTTGGTGTCGAGATTGAGCCGCGGAAGATGTACCCGACAGGACTGTCCGCGTTGGGCCTCGATGTAAAGGGGCGGATCCCTGCCGAGCTTCAGGCCGGTGAAGGGCGCGCGCTGGCTCGGCTAACGGACCCTGGGTGGGGTGCGAGGCTGCGTGAGTTGTTGCAGCAAGCTCCGGATGCCCCGGTTGCTGCCGATGTGGTTCGTGCGTGCGTCAAGGTCGTCGCTGACTGGTCGTCGGCGGCTGGCTGGATGGGGGAGGACGGCACGGCGTCGCCGGAGCGTCCGGTGGGTGTTGTGGCGATGCCATCTGCGCAGCATCCGCAGCTCGTATCCAGCTTGGCGTCTGAGCTTGCTCGGATTGGGCAGATGCGCTTTATCGGCGCGCTTGAGTACGCGGGGGCGCCTCCGCGTACGGGGCCGGGCGGTAACTCGGCGTACCGGTTCGCGGATGTGCAGGGTGCGTTCCTGGTGCCGGAGGCGATGCGTGATGCGGTGGCGTCGGCGCCGGGTCCGTTGCTGCTGGTCGATGACCTCGTGGATTCGCGATGGTCGATCACTAGTGCGGCTGCAGTGTTGCGCCAGGCGGGTGTGCCAGGGGTGCTTCCTTTTGCTTTGGCGGTTGTTGGTTAGCGGGGCTTCGTAGAATTAGAAGTATGGAACCATCGTTTCTGGTCTTGGGCGTTGTAGTTGGTGTGGTCGCGATTGTGTTGGGTCTGCGGTCCGCGGGGAAGCGTGCGCGGAAGAATTTGCAGGAGAACACTACGCCTGAGCGTGCCCGCGAGGTGTCGGAGCTTTTAGACGTTGAGACCCATAAGGCGGTTTATGCCCGGATCGCTCAGAATGATCTGATGGGTGCGGCGCAGTTGATTAAAAGCGCGACTGACCGTTCGAACATGGACTGCATCACCGACGTTGTGGCGTTGCAGCAGTACCCGCAGGTCAAGTCGCAGGCCGCGTTCCGCGAGATAGAAACCCCGGAATTCGAGACGCCGAAGTTTGAAAATCTGGAGCTGGAAAGCCTGGAGCGCAAGGCGTCTGAGGCGTCGTCAGCTGAACCGCACGCCGACGTCCAGGATTCGACCGCATCGGGCCCTGTTGATGCCTCTGATCTTGATATTCCTTCTGACCAGGATTGGGCGATCCCGGAAGATTGGGCGGTCCGGTACGGCGATGAGGCGGCGGCGTCCGAGCGTCACATGAACTTCACCCACAACGATGGGGAGCGTGAGCATTCGTTCAGTACTCAGGACATTCCGGCTGCTGAACGCGACCAGCTGATGGCTAAGTTGCGTGACCGTCGGTTCGATGAGGCATCCGAGATCATCGGCCGGCATATTGACCTGGATCAGGGGATCATTCGCCGCGCTTTGGAAGCAAACATGGCCGCTGGTTCGGGCAACGGAGTCACGTTGCAGGTCAACGTTGGTGACGGGCGCACGGTCACGTTCAGTACGGACCGTTTGAGCGAAACCGAGCGGGGCATTTTCATGACGGCGATGCACATGGAAGACGTGGACGCTGCCGTGGATATTTTCATGCGTCATACCGGTGTTGATGAGGAACACGCGCGCGAGGTGCTCCAGCAGGTGGCGCACCTATATAAGCGCGGCCACTAAGCGCGCATCTGCTTCGTTTAGCTTTCCGCTAAGGCTATTCACCTGGGTGAGGTGTTCGCCTTTAATGGTCGTGTAGGTCTGATCTAGTTTTCTCGCCTTATACGTTGTCCCGCTAAGGAGGAACACATGGCATTGGCACCAAACGGAAACGATCCATTTGCTGGCTTGGGTGAGGTCCCAAGCTTCGAGCTGACGTCCACCACGGTTGAGGATGGTGGGATGTGGCCGGCTGAACAGTACTCCGGCGCTTTCGGCATTGAGGGCGGTAAGGACATTTCGCCGCAGCTCAGCTGGTCTGGCGCACCTGAGGGAACTAAGAGCTTCGCGGTCACGGTGTTTGACCCGGACGCTCCAACGCAGTCGGGTTTCTGGCACTGGGTTCTCACTCGTATCCCGGCTTCGGTTACGGAGCTCGCTGAAGGCGCAGGCGATGGCCTGGACCTTCCGGAAGGTGCGTTCCAGTTGAAGAACGATGGCGGCCAGCCTGGCTTCATCGGTGCCGCTCCGCCGCAGGGCCATGGCCCGCATCGTTATGTGATTACCGTACACGCGCTAGACGTTGAGGACCTGGGTGTGGATGGCGACACCTCGCCGGCTAAGCATGGTTTCATGATGTTCGGTCACACGCTGGGCCGCGCCACGATTGTGGTCAACGGCGAGATCCCAGCGTAGTTTTCAGCCGATACGGCTTGTATGTGATTCGGGGGTGGTTCCGCGGCATGGGTCGCGGAACCATCCCCGACGCGTTTACTTCTGCCTCCGCCCTGGATGGTTAGGTCTCGCTAACTTTAGGTGATGCTTAGTAAGCGAAGCCTTTCTTTGCTAGCGCTTGCCGTTGAAACGGAGGATGCTGTTCATACGACTTCAACGAATGTAGGGCCTGAGAACAGGTCGGAGCCGCATCAGGCTTCGGGACACGCGCAAAAACTGAACTGGCTACGTGCGGGTGTTTTGGGCGCTAATGACGGCATCGTTTCTGTCGCTGCGGTGGTGGTTGGTGTCGCGGGTGCGACGAGCCAGATCGGCCCGATTCTGACGGCCGGTGCCGCCGCTGTGATTGGTGGCGCGGTGTCGATGGGGTTGGGTGAATACGTTTCGGTTTCTTCGCAGAGGGACGCGGAGGAAGCCCTAGTTGCCAAGGAGAAACGTGAGCTTCAAGAAGATCCTGAGGGTGAGCTTGAGGAGCTGCCGCAGCTGTATCAGGAGCAGGCGCTCTCGCGTGATACTGCGGAGAAGGTCGCGGTTGAGTTGACTGAGAAGGATGCGTTGAAGGCGCACCTGCAGATGGAGCTCAACATCGATGAGGATGACATTGTGAGTCCGTGGCATGCGGCTTTCGCGTCGATGCTCGCGTTCCTTGCTGGTGCTATCTTGCCGATGCTGACGATCGTCCTGCTCCCGCAGGGGGCGAACATTGTGGGCACGTTTGTTGCGACGTTGGTTGCGCTCGCGCTTACGGGGGCGGTTAGTGCCGAGCTGGGCGGTAGTTCGCCGGTCAAGGCCGGTATACGCGTGGTGATCGGTGGCGCGATGGCGCTCGGGTTCACGTACCTTGTGGGCTACCTGCTGGGCGCGTCCGGGGTCGCTTGAGGT
Encoded proteins:
- a CDS encoding VIT1/CCC1 transporter family protein, with amino-acid sequence MLSKRSLSLLALAVETEDAVHTTSTNVGPENRSEPHQASGHAQKLNWLRAGVLGANDGIVSVAAVVVGVAGATSQIGPILTAGAAAVIGGAVSMGLGEYVSVSSQRDAEEALVAKEKRELQEDPEGELEELPQLYQEQALSRDTAEKVAVELTEKDALKAHLQMELNIDEDDIVSPWHAAFASMLAFLAGAILPMLTIVLLPQGANIVGTFVATLVALALTGAVSAELGGSSPVKAGIRVVIGGAMALGFTYLVGYLLGASGVA
- a CDS encoding RecQ family ATP-dependent DNA helicase; this encodes MEHTGNKGLSADFDAASALAALRRLVGNDAAQFHPGQLEAIEALVGRRRRALAVQRTGWGKSAVYFVATALLRAQGAGPTLIISPLLALMRDQIAAAERAGVRAHAINSANATEWEQIRAKLAEDQVDVLLVSPERLNNPRFREEQLPQLVERMSLLVVDEAHCISDWGHDFRPDYRRIKDLIERLPQGVPVLATTATANERVVRDVEEQLAAGGQDVFTLRGPLARKSLRLGVLRMASPRKQLGWLVQHVGELEGSGIIYALTVSAAEDIAQMLREAGLNVRAYTGRTDQDERHELEDALKNNQVKALVATSALGMGFDKPDLGFVVHVGAPSSPVAYYQQVGRAGRGTERADVLLLPGPEDREIWRYFASASMPQESVARAVIDALAEAGGPVSVPVLEARVNVRRTALELLLKVLAVDGAVERVQGGWVGTGVPWSYDRERYERVAQAREAEQEAMLAYEQTDGCRMRFLSEQLDDPHAEDCRLCDNCAGRWFPSDVGDEATHLAEGGLSRVGVEIEPRKMYPTGLSALGLDVKGRIPAELQAGEGRALARLTDPGWGARLRELLQQAPDAPVAADVVRACVKVVADWSSAAGWMGEDGTASPERPVGVVAMPSAQHPQLVSSLASELARIGQMRFIGALEYAGAPPRTGPGGNSAYRFADVQGAFLVPEAMRDAVASAPGPLLLVDDLVDSRWSITSAAAVLRQAGVPGVLPFALAVVG
- a CDS encoding YbhB/YbcL family Raf kinase inhibitor-like protein, producing the protein MALAPNGNDPFAGLGEVPSFELTSTTVEDGGMWPAEQYSGAFGIEGGKDISPQLSWSGAPEGTKSFAVTVFDPDAPTQSGFWHWVLTRIPASVTELAEGAGDGLDLPEGAFQLKNDGGQPGFIGAAPPQGHGPHRYVITVHALDVEDLGVDGDTSPAKHGFMMFGHTLGRATIVVNGEIPA